One window of Bos indicus isolate NIAB-ARS_2022 breed Sahiwal x Tharparkar chromosome 18, NIAB-ARS_B.indTharparkar_mat_pri_1.0, whole genome shotgun sequence genomic DNA carries:
- the VPS9D1 gene encoding VPS9 domain-containing protein 1 isoform X3, with product MRLFESSVTPTSAPSAPGAERAARQRGGAAGSGSGLPEVGPCWYRLFRWSWARAEPGPAHVAFRAWSRPPRPSAGATASPAGAMAAAAGDGSVKPLQCAMKLANGAIELDTGNRPREAYTEYLRSIHYISQVLLEEVEATKAGETVTSDTSKMLKLAEQCLERAQSTAAKLGKTCLRPAMPVAAPVPSPASRHRRVYSDEGGKLSPFLPPEIFQKLQVVESQSSKKELTPLEEASLQNQKLKAAYEARMARLDPSQAMQKTSLTLSLQRQMMENLVIAKAREDTLQRKMEERRLRLQEAANKRFCSQVALTPEEREQRAVYAAILEYEQDHDWPKLWKAKLKRSPGDLSLVTSLVSHLLSVPDHPISQLLKKLQCAVYRALYPIVSKGAAPGCCSLPPDADGLLAPGSRRLRPSQSLYCMPSPLEPSPAPKPPDGPCASPPRPGSPAGPPSPQLLGKDSSFEDLEQFLATPESRGRGPGERPEPQTPGVRKEPVLEQLKGTVQDIHDAIDRLLSLTLLAFEGLNTAASKDRCLACIEEPFFSPLWPLLLAIYRNVHRLREAALSRSMELYRNAPPAAIGVPTRLLPQDPEAAGAGPYPYCAAAQELGLLVLESCPQKKLECIVRALRVICACAEDYYRAREAALQPGIAAIGADDLLPILSFVALKSGLPQLVSECAALEEFIHERYLIGEEGYCLTSLQSALSYVELLPRRALGK from the exons ATGAGGTTATTTGAGAGCTCCGTCACCCCTACCTCCGCCCCTTCGGCCCCGGGAGCAGAGCGCGCAGCGCGCCAGCGGGGCGGGGCTGCCGGAAGTGGGTCCGGGCTGCCGGAAGTGGGCCCTTGCTGGTACCGCCTTTTCCGATGGTCCTGGGCTCGGGCGGAACCTGGTCCTGCACACGTTGCGTTCCGGGCCTGGAGCCGGCCGCCCCGCCCCTCGGCCGGCGCCACCGCCTCCCCCGCCGGCGCCATGGCCGCTGCGGCCGGAGACGGCTCTGTGAAGCCACTGCAATGCGCCATGAAGCTAGCCAACGGGGCCATCGAGCTGGACACCGGCAACCGGCCCCGG GAGGCATATACAGAATACCTGAGGAGCATCCACTACATTTCCCAGGTGTTGCTGGAAGAAGTGGAGGCCACTAAAG CTGGGGAAACTGTGACCTCTGATACCTCAAAGATGCTGAAGCTGGCCGAGCAGTGTCTGGAGAGGGCCCAGTCAACAGCTGCCAAGCTTG GGAAAACATGCCTGAGGCCAGCCATGCCTGTGGCTGCACCTGTGCCCTCCCCTGCTAGTCGACACCGCCGGGTATACTCAGATGAGGGAGGGAAGCTCTCTCCGTTCCTGCCACCTGAGATCTTCCAGAAGCTTCAGGTCGTGGAGTCACAAAGCTCTAAGAA GGAGCTGACACCCCTGGAAGAGGCCTCCCTGCAGAATCAGAAGCTGAAGGCTGCCTATGAGGCCCGGATGGCCCGGCTGGACCCCAGCCAGGCCATGCAGAAGACATCCCTG ACCCTGTCCCTGCAGCGCCAGATGATGGAGAACCTGGTGATCGCTAAGGCCCGGGAGGACACA CTGCAGAGGAAGATGGAAGAGCGCCGGCTGCGGCTCCAGGAGGCCGCCAACAA GAGGTTCTGCAGCCAGGTTGCCCTGACCCCCGAGGAGCGGGAGCAGCGGGCCGTCTATGCTGCCATCCTGGAGTATGAGCAAGACCAT GACTGGCCAAAGCTCTGGAAGGCCAAGCTCAAGAGGAGCCCAGGGGACCTGTCCCTGGTGACCAGTCTGGTCTCCCACCTGCTCAG CGTTCCCGACCACCCCATCTCCCAGCTCCTGAAGAAGCTCCAGTGCGCGGTGTACCGGGCGCTGTACCCCATCGTGAGCAAGGGCGCCGCCCCCGGCTGCTGTTCCCTGCCCCCCGATGCCGACGGGCTGCTGGCTCCTGGAAGCCGGCGGCTCCGGCCTTCTCAGAGCCTCTACTGCATGCCTTCCCCGCTGGAGCCCAGCCCGGCCCCAAAGCCCCCAGACGGCCCTTGCGCCAGCCCACCCCGCCCCGGCAGCCCCGCAGGGCCTCCCTCACCCCAGCTGCTGGGCAAGGACAGCTCATTCGAGGACCTAGAACAGTTCTTGGCTACTCCTGAGAGCAGGGGCCGGGGCCCTGGGGAGCGGCCTGAGCCCCAGACCCCAGGGGTGAGGAAGGAGCCTGTGCTGGAGCAGCTGAAGGGCACCGTGCAGGACATACACGATGCCATCG ACAGGCTGCTCTCGCTCACCCTCCTGGCTTTTGAAGGCCTAAACACGGCCGCCTCCAAGGACCGCTGCCTGGCCTGCATCGAGGAGCCGTTCTTCTCCCCACTGTGGCCCCTGCTGCTGGCCATCTACAG GAATGTTCACCGCCTGCGGGAGGCGGCCTTGAGCCGGAGCATGGAGCTGTACAGGAATGCGCCCCCGGCAGCCATCGGCGTCCCCACAAGGCTCCTCCCGCAGGACCCCGAGGCCGCGGGAGCGGGCCCCTACCCCTACTGCGCCGCAGCCCAGGAGCTGGGGCTGCTGGTTCTGGAGAGCTGCCCCCAGAAGAAGCTGGAGTGCATTG TTCGGGCCTTGCGGGTCATCTGCGCCTGTGCGGAGGATTACTACCGGGCCCGGGAGGCTGCCTTGCAGCCTGGCATCGCCGCTAT TGGTGCTGATGACTTGCTGCCCATCCTGTCCTTTGTGGCGCTGAAGAGTGGCCTCCCTCAGTTGGTGTCGGAGTGTGCAGCCTTGGAGGAGTTCATCCATGAGAG GTACCTGATTGGAGAGGAGGGCTACTGCCTGACATCCCTGCAGAGCGCCCTGAGCTACGTGGAGCTGCTGCCCCGGCGGGCCCTGGGCAAGTAG
- the VPS9D1 gene encoding VPS9 domain-containing protein 1 isoform X2 translates to MRLFESSVTPTSAPSAPGAERAARQRGGAAGSGSGLPEVGPCWYRLFRWSWARAEPGPAHVAFRAWSRPPRPSAGATASPAGAMAAAAGDGSVKPLQCAMKLANGAIELDTGNRPREAYTEYLRSIHYISQVLLEEVEATKEAGETVTSDTSKMLKLAEQCLERAQSTAAKLGKTCLRPAMPVAAPVPSPASRHRRVYSDEGGKLSPFLPPEIFQKLQVVESQSSKKELTPLEEASLQNQKLKAAYEARMARLDPSQAMQKTSLTLSLQRQMMENLVIAKAREDTLQRKMEERRLRLQEAANKRFCSQVALTPEEREQRAVYAAILEYEQDHDWPKLWKAKLKRSPGDLSLVTSLVSHLLSVPDHPISQLLKKLQCAVYRALYPIVSKGAAPGCCSLPPDADGLLAPGSRRLRPSQSLYCMPSPLEPSPAPKPPDGPCASPPRPGSPAGPPSPQLLGKDSSFEDLEQFLATPESRGRGPGERPEPQTPGVRKEPVLEQLKGTVQDIHDAIDRLLSLTLLAFEGLNTAASKDRCLACIEEPFFSPLWPLLLAIYRNVHRLREAALSRSMELYRNAPPAAIGVPTRLLPQDPEAAGAGPYPYCAAAQELGLLVLESCPQKKLECIVRALRVICACAEDYYRAREAALQPGIAAIGADDLLPILSFVALKSGLPQLVSECAALEEFIHERYLIGEEGYCLTSLQSALSYVELLPRRALGK, encoded by the exons ATGAGGTTATTTGAGAGCTCCGTCACCCCTACCTCCGCCCCTTCGGCCCCGGGAGCAGAGCGCGCAGCGCGCCAGCGGGGCGGGGCTGCCGGAAGTGGGTCCGGGCTGCCGGAAGTGGGCCCTTGCTGGTACCGCCTTTTCCGATGGTCCTGGGCTCGGGCGGAACCTGGTCCTGCACACGTTGCGTTCCGGGCCTGGAGCCGGCCGCCCCGCCCCTCGGCCGGCGCCACCGCCTCCCCCGCCGGCGCCATGGCCGCTGCGGCCGGAGACGGCTCTGTGAAGCCACTGCAATGCGCCATGAAGCTAGCCAACGGGGCCATCGAGCTGGACACCGGCAACCGGCCCCGG GAGGCATATACAGAATACCTGAGGAGCATCCACTACATTTCCCAGGTGTTGCTGGAAGAAGTGGAGGCCACTAAAG AAGCTGGGGAAACTGTGACCTCTGATACCTCAAAGATGCTGAAGCTGGCCGAGCAGTGTCTGGAGAGGGCCCAGTCAACAGCTGCCAAGCTTG GGAAAACATGCCTGAGGCCAGCCATGCCTGTGGCTGCACCTGTGCCCTCCCCTGCTAGTCGACACCGCCGGGTATACTCAGATGAGGGAGGGAAGCTCTCTCCGTTCCTGCCACCTGAGATCTTCCAGAAGCTTCAGGTCGTGGAGTCACAAAGCTCTAAGAA GGAGCTGACACCCCTGGAAGAGGCCTCCCTGCAGAATCAGAAGCTGAAGGCTGCCTATGAGGCCCGGATGGCCCGGCTGGACCCCAGCCAGGCCATGCAGAAGACATCCCTG ACCCTGTCCCTGCAGCGCCAGATGATGGAGAACCTGGTGATCGCTAAGGCCCGGGAGGACACA CTGCAGAGGAAGATGGAAGAGCGCCGGCTGCGGCTCCAGGAGGCCGCCAACAA GAGGTTCTGCAGCCAGGTTGCCCTGACCCCCGAGGAGCGGGAGCAGCGGGCCGTCTATGCTGCCATCCTGGAGTATGAGCAAGACCAT GACTGGCCAAAGCTCTGGAAGGCCAAGCTCAAGAGGAGCCCAGGGGACCTGTCCCTGGTGACCAGTCTGGTCTCCCACCTGCTCAG CGTTCCCGACCACCCCATCTCCCAGCTCCTGAAGAAGCTCCAGTGCGCGGTGTACCGGGCGCTGTACCCCATCGTGAGCAAGGGCGCCGCCCCCGGCTGCTGTTCCCTGCCCCCCGATGCCGACGGGCTGCTGGCTCCTGGAAGCCGGCGGCTCCGGCCTTCTCAGAGCCTCTACTGCATGCCTTCCCCGCTGGAGCCCAGCCCGGCCCCAAAGCCCCCAGACGGCCCTTGCGCCAGCCCACCCCGCCCCGGCAGCCCCGCAGGGCCTCCCTCACCCCAGCTGCTGGGCAAGGACAGCTCATTCGAGGACCTAGAACAGTTCTTGGCTACTCCTGAGAGCAGGGGCCGGGGCCCTGGGGAGCGGCCTGAGCCCCAGACCCCAGGGGTGAGGAAGGAGCCTGTGCTGGAGCAGCTGAAGGGCACCGTGCAGGACATACACGATGCCATCG ACAGGCTGCTCTCGCTCACCCTCCTGGCTTTTGAAGGCCTAAACACGGCCGCCTCCAAGGACCGCTGCCTGGCCTGCATCGAGGAGCCGTTCTTCTCCCCACTGTGGCCCCTGCTGCTGGCCATCTACAG GAATGTTCACCGCCTGCGGGAGGCGGCCTTGAGCCGGAGCATGGAGCTGTACAGGAATGCGCCCCCGGCAGCCATCGGCGTCCCCACAAGGCTCCTCCCGCAGGACCCCGAGGCCGCGGGAGCGGGCCCCTACCCCTACTGCGCCGCAGCCCAGGAGCTGGGGCTGCTGGTTCTGGAGAGCTGCCCCCAGAAGAAGCTGGAGTGCATTG TTCGGGCCTTGCGGGTCATCTGCGCCTGTGCGGAGGATTACTACCGGGCCCGGGAGGCTGCCTTGCAGCCTGGCATCGCCGCTAT TGGTGCTGATGACTTGCTGCCCATCCTGTCCTTTGTGGCGCTGAAGAGTGGCCTCCCTCAGTTGGTGTCGGAGTGTGCAGCCTTGGAGGAGTTCATCCATGAGAG GTACCTGATTGGAGAGGAGGGCTACTGCCTGACATCCCTGCAGAGCGCCCTGAGCTACGTGGAGCTGCTGCCCCGGCGGGCCCTGGGCAAGTAG
- the VPS9D1 gene encoding VPS9 domain-containing protein 1 isoform X1, whose product MRLFESSVTPTSAPSAPGAERAARQRGGAAGSGSGLPEVGPCWYRLFRWSWARAEPGPAHVAFRAWSRPPRPSAGATASPAGAMAAAAGDGSVKPLQCAMKLANGAIELDTGNRPREAYTEYLRSIHYISQVLLEEVEATKGTASPVLPRLWTSWPLMGLWAPDLGVSHVLPTWSLAEAGETVTSDTSKMLKLAEQCLERAQSTAAKLGKTCLRPAMPVAAPVPSPASRHRRVYSDEGGKLSPFLPPEIFQKLQVVESQSSKKELTPLEEASLQNQKLKAAYEARMARLDPSQAMQKTSLTLSLQRQMMENLVIAKAREDTLQRKMEERRLRLQEAANKRFCSQVALTPEEREQRAVYAAILEYEQDHDWPKLWKAKLKRSPGDLSLVTSLVSHLLSVPDHPISQLLKKLQCAVYRALYPIVSKGAAPGCCSLPPDADGLLAPGSRRLRPSQSLYCMPSPLEPSPAPKPPDGPCASPPRPGSPAGPPSPQLLGKDSSFEDLEQFLATPESRGRGPGERPEPQTPGVRKEPVLEQLKGTVQDIHDAIDRLLSLTLLAFEGLNTAASKDRCLACIEEPFFSPLWPLLLAIYRWGPAPEVHLGATLRGRLPFPASGVLGSQAVPRPPSRILGVAGSLSRVSVRPGAGVFGPLNLASLHPRNVHRLREAALSRSMELYRNAPPAAIGVPTRLLPQDPEAAGAGPYPYCAAAQELGLLVLESCPQKKLECIVRALRVICACAEDYYRAREAALQPGIAAIGADDLLPILSFVALKSGLPQLVSECAALEEFIHERYLIGEEGYCLTSLQSALSYVELLPRRALGK is encoded by the exons ATGAGGTTATTTGAGAGCTCCGTCACCCCTACCTCCGCCCCTTCGGCCCCGGGAGCAGAGCGCGCAGCGCGCCAGCGGGGCGGGGCTGCCGGAAGTGGGTCCGGGCTGCCGGAAGTGGGCCCTTGCTGGTACCGCCTTTTCCGATGGTCCTGGGCTCGGGCGGAACCTGGTCCTGCACACGTTGCGTTCCGGGCCTGGAGCCGGCCGCCCCGCCCCTCGGCCGGCGCCACCGCCTCCCCCGCCGGCGCCATGGCCGCTGCGGCCGGAGACGGCTCTGTGAAGCCACTGCAATGCGCCATGAAGCTAGCCAACGGGGCCATCGAGCTGGACACCGGCAACCGGCCCCGG GAGGCATATACAGAATACCTGAGGAGCATCCACTACATTTCCCAGGTGTTGCTGGAAGAAGTGGAGGCCACTAAAGGTACAGCTTCTCCTGTGCTGCCCAGACTGTGGACATCTTGGCCTTTGATGGGTCTCTGGGCCCCAGACCTGGGCGTGTCCCATGTCCTACCTACCTGGTCATTAGCAG AAGCTGGGGAAACTGTGACCTCTGATACCTCAAAGATGCTGAAGCTGGCCGAGCAGTGTCTGGAGAGGGCCCAGTCAACAGCTGCCAAGCTTG GGAAAACATGCCTGAGGCCAGCCATGCCTGTGGCTGCACCTGTGCCCTCCCCTGCTAGTCGACACCGCCGGGTATACTCAGATGAGGGAGGGAAGCTCTCTCCGTTCCTGCCACCTGAGATCTTCCAGAAGCTTCAGGTCGTGGAGTCACAAAGCTCTAAGAA GGAGCTGACACCCCTGGAAGAGGCCTCCCTGCAGAATCAGAAGCTGAAGGCTGCCTATGAGGCCCGGATGGCCCGGCTGGACCCCAGCCAGGCCATGCAGAAGACATCCCTG ACCCTGTCCCTGCAGCGCCAGATGATGGAGAACCTGGTGATCGCTAAGGCCCGGGAGGACACA CTGCAGAGGAAGATGGAAGAGCGCCGGCTGCGGCTCCAGGAGGCCGCCAACAA GAGGTTCTGCAGCCAGGTTGCCCTGACCCCCGAGGAGCGGGAGCAGCGGGCCGTCTATGCTGCCATCCTGGAGTATGAGCAAGACCAT GACTGGCCAAAGCTCTGGAAGGCCAAGCTCAAGAGGAGCCCAGGGGACCTGTCCCTGGTGACCAGTCTGGTCTCCCACCTGCTCAG CGTTCCCGACCACCCCATCTCCCAGCTCCTGAAGAAGCTCCAGTGCGCGGTGTACCGGGCGCTGTACCCCATCGTGAGCAAGGGCGCCGCCCCCGGCTGCTGTTCCCTGCCCCCCGATGCCGACGGGCTGCTGGCTCCTGGAAGCCGGCGGCTCCGGCCTTCTCAGAGCCTCTACTGCATGCCTTCCCCGCTGGAGCCCAGCCCGGCCCCAAAGCCCCCAGACGGCCCTTGCGCCAGCCCACCCCGCCCCGGCAGCCCCGCAGGGCCTCCCTCACCCCAGCTGCTGGGCAAGGACAGCTCATTCGAGGACCTAGAACAGTTCTTGGCTACTCCTGAGAGCAGGGGCCGGGGCCCTGGGGAGCGGCCTGAGCCCCAGACCCCAGGGGTGAGGAAGGAGCCTGTGCTGGAGCAGCTGAAGGGCACCGTGCAGGACATACACGATGCCATCG ACAGGCTGCTCTCGCTCACCCTCCTGGCTTTTGAAGGCCTAAACACGGCCGCCTCCAAGGACCGCTGCCTGGCCTGCATCGAGGAGCCGTTCTTCTCCCCACTGTGGCCCCTGCTGCTGGCCATCTACAGGTGGGGCCCCGCCCCCGAGGTCCACCTGGGTGCTACTCTCCGCGGACGCCTTCCCTTCCCGGCCTCAGGTGTTTTGGGTTCGCAGGCGGTGCCACGCCCACCGTCCAGGATTCTGGGTGTGGCCGGCTCCCTCAGCCGGGTCTCAGTCCGCCCCGGGGCCGGGGTCTTTGGGCCGCTGAACCTGGCCTCTCTCCACCCCAGGAATGTTCACCGCCTGCGGGAGGCGGCCTTGAGCCGGAGCATGGAGCTGTACAGGAATGCGCCCCCGGCAGCCATCGGCGTCCCCACAAGGCTCCTCCCGCAGGACCCCGAGGCCGCGGGAGCGGGCCCCTACCCCTACTGCGCCGCAGCCCAGGAGCTGGGGCTGCTGGTTCTGGAGAGCTGCCCCCAGAAGAAGCTGGAGTGCATTG TTCGGGCCTTGCGGGTCATCTGCGCCTGTGCGGAGGATTACTACCGGGCCCGGGAGGCTGCCTTGCAGCCTGGCATCGCCGCTAT TGGTGCTGATGACTTGCTGCCCATCCTGTCCTTTGTGGCGCTGAAGAGTGGCCTCCCTCAGTTGGTGTCGGAGTGTGCAGCCTTGGAGGAGTTCATCCATGAGAG GTACCTGATTGGAGAGGAGGGCTACTGCCTGACATCCCTGCAGAGCGCCCTGAGCTACGTGGAGCTGCTGCCCCGGCGGGCCCTGGGCAAGTAG